In a single window of the Rhodamnia argentea isolate NSW1041297 chromosome 2, ASM2092103v1, whole genome shotgun sequence genome:
- the LOC115748986 gene encoding membrane-anchored ubiquitin-fold protein 6 encodes MDGEGLIELKFRLADGSDIGPSKYRPAMTVASLKEKVVAHWPRDKENGPKTLNDVKLIHAGKILENNKTLAESRLQVGEFPGGVITMHVVVRPPVSDKKNEKLQNESLGKPRCSCSIL; translated from the exons ATGGATGGTGAAGGCTTGATTGAGCTCAAGTTCAGGCTTGCGGATGGCAGCGACATTGGTCCCAGCAAATACCGCCCGGCTATGACGGTGGCCTCTCTCAAAGAGAAAGTGGTTGCTCATTGGCCTCGAG ACAAAGAAAATGGCCCCAAGACATTGAACGATGTAAAGCTTATTCATGCTGGAAAGATACTGGAAAACAACAAGACCCTTGCTGAGTCGAGACTTCAAGTTGGTGAATTTCCAGGGGGTGTCATCACCATGCATGTTGTTGTGCGTCCCCCCGTTTCAGACAAAAAGAATG AGAAGTTGCAGAATGAGTCTCTGGGGAAACCTCGGTGTTCATGCTCAATTTTGTAG
- the LOC115748980 gene encoding repetitive organellar protein has product MSRISKWKPEKTKTKVVFRLQFHATHIPQTGWDKLFISFIPADSGKATAKTSKANVRNGTCKWADPIYETTRLLQDIRTRQYDEKLYKLVVAMGSSRSSVLGEATINLSDYADALKPSSVALSLRGCDTGAILHVTIQLLTSKTGFREFEQQRELRERGLLTTSDQNGRSESVSGRMSSSEDFVSEHTDYARVRFKHESREHTSNEEEMVLNEERVDSPIGLDGSSNTSGSLYAEKHDTSSAHEIDSIKSTVSGDLGGLSLSQSPRPGKTDPSDQRHVGTSDWVHVWGSDYSADNDLATTYDENNRLRGSLEAAESSLHELKSEVSSLQGHADNLGAEAQKFAQQLAGEMASGENLAREVAVLKSECSKFKAQIEMLKIDKLSSPYVGRDTVGLDQDQDLKLRCFRGLLLMEDKIRELQNKTCFGLHDRDFRFLGSDLEALLVMLQDLKQGTGQAVSRISFAPPEGGALKQIGDSSINESKKLVSQIEFGTDLYQPESMLHHLSVSGLSHDPSPADVTDPMKDRIVELLRELDESKAERESLTRKMDQMECYYEALVQELEGNQRHMLGELQNLRNEHTACLYAVSTANKEMDRMRQEMNEQLLRFAEEKRELDLLNKELERRAATAEAALKRARLNYSIAVNQLQKDLELLSGQVSSMYEANENLIKKAFEDSTPQSFQGVTAHLQNQKLDPGDVHATKLLQCHNMYKVQKKQVHGDILLDDLRRSLHLQEELYQKVKEDMCDANFEIILLDVFSKTLRETLHEASSDITVTKNRVDKLTRQLELATESKDVLTRKLESTMKEVRSLSDCKEAFSLKYNEMTVQNQMLESNLRTITSVNHSLEQKIKELESLMTEYGSYRDKFETSDAERIELADQLRKEVEDSAILRSEKATLQGELQTLEQKMEEVASAKEYLQNIVHNLQDKLHGMLMCHNENFDEEFLLRESDHQDTESGCLNSIVTKLSDIQQSARDKYIQAMEERKALEKERNVAVASLSTSESDIFSVKEKFGHDLRVMLDKLSMSTSLVQKLQIKVEALANRLGSSSEAEERHEQQQKEALADLCRLELELEQLVSRNEVLSQKFLALESISEELGQSKLIISECTKENHALMASLQSKTETSSQLELVVSELRENLHSQEKELHNQRSYIEKLEISISDLTSELNGKHCQLLSLDEQRVELLHLRQLISNLELENSRIGDLLLHSEEFLKVSREESSSVAELENQLFEMHEFLISADIQLIFTRVQYETGIQDFVWQLQFSDRYLEMLQQKNLDLESRLRCCLENEAHHFEESTKLLTRLESLRSDLEASIAQNSELHDVNNVLMAELEEHRQRNETLDASICAERRKHAESLESLKFDLDASIAQNRLLHDSHNVLKAEIEEHRQRSESWEASICKERREHADSIESLRSNLEACISENRVLCDTNGILKAELEEHRNINAMLDAGICEERRKHAEILESLKSDLAASIAQNRVLEGTNNAQKAELEEHRKRNEMWDATISEERRKHDDSIESLRSDLEALVAQNRNLQETNNALMAELEEQKKRFDMWDVSICEERSKHTENLRCLNSNLEDFIAQNRKLHDANNELMAELEEYRKRNQNWDASVCEERGKHASEAEMLKSLLMLSEEEIDGLMLVNEELQVKLLVLEGKIKEQSSQLTLLEQCQNEIVAMQKQCKELTEKLSEQVMKTEEYKSLASHLRQLKDEADAEVLQAREKKETDGQTFAVHESLRIAFIKEQYETKLQELKQQLSMSKKHSEEMLWKLQDAVDEVESRKKSEASNLKKNEELGMRILELESELQAVVSEKREKSMAFDCMKAEMECSLISLECCKEEKQKLEASLLECNEEKTNIAAELALAKEFLESSKTPRRILEKDADQSQMDCMPDDLVAGTLHSAKSLNRDEADACTNLGHEDVHASGLMNMQSKQDLLTPKGENGVQTPVDRDIALHSDRKDLDLLHDQFKVQVLKSSMDNLSKELEKMKNENWLLSQDDHVADPKFPELQRELMRLDKANEELSSKFPLFNEMSGGGNALERVLALEIELAEALQAKKKSTIQFQSSFLRQHGDEEAILKSFRDINELIKDMLELKGKYASVEGELKEMHDRYSQLSLQFAEVEGERQKLMMTLKCVRSSRKAANLNRSSSASIGDHSS; this is encoded by the exons ATGTCAAGGATCTCCAAGTGGAAGCCTGAGAAGACAAAAACGAAAGTGGTCTTTAGGCTACAATTTCATGCCACACAT ATTCCTCAAACTGGATGGGACAAACTGTTTATATCATTCATTCCAGCTGATTCTGGAAAGGCAACTGCTAAGACGTCAAAGGCTAATGTGAGGAATGGCACCTGCAAATGGGCAGATCCCATCTATGAAACTACAAGGCTTCTTCAAGACATTAGAACCAGACAATACGATGAAAAGCTGTACAAACTTGTCGTGGCAATG GGTTCTTCGAGGTCTAGCGTCCTCGGTGAGGCCACGATCAATCTTTCTGATTATGCTGATGCTCTAAAGCCTTCTTCTGTTGCGCTGTCTCTTCGGGGATGTGACACTGGAGCTATATTACAT GTTACGATACAGCTGCTTACTTCTAAAACTGGGTTCAG AGAGTTTGAGCAGCAAAGGGAGCTCAGAGAGAGGGGCCTGCTGACTACTTCTGACCAAAATGGTCGAAGTGAATCTGTTAGTGGAAGAATGTCATCATCTGAAGATTTTGTTAGTGAACATACG GACTATGCAAGGGTCAGATTCAAACATGAATCTAGAGAGCATACATCaaatgaagaagagatggtTCTGAATGAAGAGCGTGTGGATTCACCCATTGGATTAGATGGCTCTTCAAATACCTCAGGATCTTTATATGCAGAAAAACATGATACATCAAGTGCACATGAAATAGACAGCATTAAGAGTACTGTGTCTGGTGATTTGGGTGGGCTTTCCCTCAGTCAAAGCCCTCGTCCGGGAAAAACAGACCCTTCGGATCAGAGGCATGTTGGGACTAGTGACTGGGTTCATGTATGGGGTTCAGATTATTCTGCAGATAATGACTTGGCAACTACGTATGATGAAAATAATCGACTTAGAGGAAGCCTGGAAGCAGCCGAGTCATCTCTTCATGAGCTGAAATCAGAGGTAAGCTCTTTACAAGGTCATGCTGATAATTTAGGTGCTGAAGCACAGAAGTTTGCTCAGCAGCTCGCTGGTGAGATGGCTTCTGGAGAAAATCTGGCACGAGAGGTGGCTGTGCTGAAATCTGAATGTTCAAAATTCAAAGCTCAAATTGAGATGCTGAAGATTGATAAATTAAGCTCACCTTATGTTGGGAGAGACACGGTTGGATTGGACCAGGATCAAGATTTAAAGCTTAGATGCTTTAGGGGACTTCTTCTTATGGAGGATAAGATCAGAGAGCTCCAGAATAAGACGTGCTTCGGACTTCATGACAGGGACTTCAGATTTCTGGGATCTGACTTGGAGGCCTTGCTTGTTATGTTGCAGGATCTCAAGCAAGGAACTGGACAGGCCGTTTCTAGAATCAGCTTTGCACCCCCAGAAGGAGGTGCCCTGAAGCAGATTGGAGATTCAAGTATAAATGAGAGCAAGAAACTTGTATCCCAGATTGAGTTCGGTACAGACTTGTATCAACCTGAAAGCATGCTTCATCATCTTAGTGTCTCAGGCCTATCTCATGACCCCAGTCCTGCTGATGTTACTGATCCGATGAAAGACAGAATAGTTGAACTTTTAAGAGAGCTGGATGAGTCAAAAGCTGAAAGGGAGAGCCTCACTCGGAAGATGGACCAGATGGAATGTTACTACGAAGCTCTTGTTCAGGAGCTTGAGGGAAATCAGAGGCATATGCTGGGAGAACTGCAGAATCTTAGAAATGAGCATACTGCTTGCTTATATGCTGTTTCTACAGCTAATAAGGAGATGGATAGAATGCGCCAGGAGATGAATGAGCAGTTGCTAAGATTTGCAGAAGAGAAGCGTGAGTTAGATTTACTTAATAAAGAGCTCGAGAGAAGAGCTGCCACTGCAGAGGCTGCACTCAAAAGGGCGCGGTTAAATTATTCAATTGCGGTCAACCAATTGCAGAAGGATCTCGAGCTTCTCTCTGGGCAGGTTTCATCCATGTATGAAGCTAATGAGAATCTCATCAAGAAAGCATTCGAAGATTCCACACCACAAAGCTTTCAAGGAGTGACAGCACATTTGCAGAATCAGAAGCTGGACCCAGGGGATGTTCATGCAACCAAGCTTTTGCAATGTCACAATATGTATAAAGTGCAAAAGAAACAAGTGCATGGAGATATCCTTCTAGACGACTTAAGAAGATCCTTGCATTTGCAGGAAGAGCTTTACCAGAAGGTTAAAGAGGACATGTGTGATGCGAATTTTGAGATAATCCTTTTGGATGTGTTTTCCAAGACTTTGCGGGAAACTTTGCATGAAGCGAGTAGTGATATTACAGTAACGAAGAACAGGGTAGATAAACTCACAAGGCAGCTGGAGCTGGCGACAGAATCCAAAGATGTACTGACGCGAAAGCTGGAAAGCACTATGAAGGAGGTTCGGTCCCTAAGTGATTGCAAGGAAGCTTTTTCTCTAAAATACAATGAAATGACTGTCCAGAATCAAATGTTGGAATCAAATTTAAGGACCATAACCTCTGTAAACCATTCGCTTGAACAGAAAATTAAGGAGTTGGAGTCCTTGATGACTGAATATGGAAGTTACAGAGACAAATTTGAGACCAGTGACGCAgagagaattgaattggcagATCAACTGAGGAAGGAAGTCGAGGATTCTGCGATACTTAGAAGTGAAAAGGCCACTTTGCAGGGAGAGCTGCAAACTCTCGAGCAGAAAATGGAGGAAGTGGCATCTGCAAAGGAATATCTGCAGAACATTGTCCACAATTTGCAAGACAAATTGCACGGTATGTTAATGTGTCATAACGAGAACTTCGATGAGGAATTTCTGCTTAGAGAATCAGACCACCAGGACACTGAATCCGGGTGTCTAAACAGCATTGTGACAAAATTGTCGGACATTCAGCAGAGTGCACGTGATAAATATATACAAGCCATGGAAGAGAGGAAAGCtctggaaaaggaaagaaatgtaGCTGTAGCTTCCTTAAGTACATCTGAATCTGATATTTTCTCTGTGAAAGAGAAATTTGGGCATGACTTACGTGTTATGCTAGATAAACTAAGCATGTCAACCTCATTGGTGCAGAAGctgcaaataaaagttgaggCTCTTGCTAACAGACTCGGATCTAGCTCAGAAGCAGAAGAAAGACATGAACAGCAGCAGAAAGAAGCTCTTGCTGATCTTTGCCGCTTGGAACTTGAGCTCGAACAGCTTGTATCAAGGAATGAAGTTCTTTCTCAGAAATTCCTGGCACTAGAAAGCATAAGTGAGGAACTTGGACAGAGTAAGTTGATTATATCTGAATGTACCAAGGAAAATCATGCTTTGATGGCATCTCTACAGAGTAAAACTGAAACATCTTCTCAGCTGGAATTGGTGGTTTCCGAATTGAGAGAAAACTTGCACTCTCAGGAGAAGGAGTTGCATAATCAGAGAAGCTACATAGAAAAATTAGAGATCAGTATATCCGATCTTACTTCCGAATTGAATGGGAAGCACTGCCAGTTGCTTAGTCTTGACGAACAGAGAGTTGAACTGCTCCACCTGAGGCAATTGATATCAAATTTAGAGCTGGAGAATTCAAGAATTGGTGATCTTCTCTTGCATAGTGAAGAATTTCTAAAAGTTTCCCGTGAAGAATCTTCTTCTGTTGCTGAATTGGAAAATCAGTTGtttgaaatgcatgaattcTTGATATCTGCAGATATCCAGTTAATTTTCACTAGAGTTCAGTATGAGACGGGGATTCAAGATTTTGTCTGGCAGCTTCAGTTCTCAGATAGGTACCTTGAGATGTTACAGCAGAAGAATCTCGACCTTGAATCGAGACTCAGATGCTGTCTTGAAAATGAGGCGCATCATTTCGAAGAAAGTACGAAGTTGTTGACACGTCTTGAGTCCCTGAGATCTGATTTAGAAGCCTCAATTGCTCAAAACAGTGAATTGCATGATGTTAATAATGTTCTGATGGCTGAGCTCGAGGAGCACAGGCAGAGAAATGAGACGTTGGATGCTAGTATATGCGCGGAAAGGAGGAAGCATGCTGAAAGTCTTGAGTCCTTGAAATTTGATTTAGATGCTTCGATTGCTCAAAACAGATTACTCCATGATTCTCATAATGTTCTGAAGGCTGAGATCGAAGAACACAGACAAAGAAGTGAATCTTGGGAAGCTAGTATTTGCAAGGAAAGGAGGGAGCATGCTGATAGTATCGAGTCCCTGAGATCTAATTTAGAAGCATGCATTTCTGAAAATAGAGTGCTTTGTGATACTAATGGTATTCTGAAGGCTGAGCTTGAGGAACACAGGAACATAAATGCAATGTTGGATGCTGGTATTTGTGAGGAAAGGAGAAAGCATGCTGAAATTCTTGAGTCCCTAAAATCTGATTTGGCAGCCTCCATTGCTCAGAATAGAGTACTTGAAGGTACTAATAATGCCCAGAAAGCTGAGCTTGAGGAACACAGGAAGAGGAATGAAATGTGGGATGCTACTATtagtgaagaaagaaggaagcaTGATGACAGTATTGAGTCCCTAAGATCTGACTTGGAAGCCTTGGTTGCTCAGAATAGGAATCTTCAAGAGACTAATAATGCTCTGATGGCTGAGCtcgaggaacaaaagaaaagatttgaTATGTGGGACGTTAGCATCTGTGAGGAAAGAAGTAAGCATACTGAAAATCTTCGTTGCCTGAACTCTAACTTAGAAGACTTCATTGCCCAAAATAGAAAACTTCATGATGCTAATAATGAACTAATGGCAGAGCTTGAGgaatatagaaaaagaaaccaaaactGGGATGCTAGTGTATGTGAGGAAAGGGGAAAGCATGCTTCCGAGGCTGAAATGCTCAAGAGTCTGTTGATGCTCTCTGAAGAAGAGATTGATGGGCTAATGCTTGTAAATGAGGAACTGCAAGTGAAACTTCTGGTACTTGaaggaaagataaaagaacAGAGTTCTCAGTTGACTTTGCTAGAACAATGTCAGAATGAAATCGTTGCGATGCAGAAGCAGTGTAAAGAGCTTACTGAGAAGCTCTCTGAACAAGTAATGAAGACTgaagagtataaaagcttgGCCAGTCATTTGAGGCAGCTCAAAGATGAGGCTGATGCTGAGGTTCTCCAGGCacgtgaaaagaaagaaactgatGGACAAACATTTGCTGTACACGAGTCGTTGAGAATTGCATTTATCAAGGAGCAGTATGAAACGAAGCTGCAAGAACTGAAACAGCAGCTTTCCATGTCAAAGAAGCATAGCGAGGAAATGCTCTGGAAGTTACAGGACGCAGTTGATGAAGTAGAAAGCAGAAAGAAATCTGAAGCTtctaatttgaagaaaaatgaagagctGGGTATGAGGATCTTGGAACTGGAGTCTGAATTACAAGCAGTAGTTTCTGAGAAGCGTGAGAAATCGATGGCTTTCGACTGTATGAAGGCGGAGATGGAATGCTCATTAATAAGTCTCGAGTGctgtaaagaagaaaaacagaagcTTGAAGCTTCTTTGCTTGAGTGCAATGAGGAGAAGACTAACATTGCTGCTGAACTTGCACTAGCGAAGGAATTTCTTGAGAGTTCCAAAACACCTAGAAGAATTCTGGAGAAGGACGCTGATCAATCTCAGATGGATTGCATGCCCGATGACCTGGTTGCAGGGACTCTACATTCTGCAAAATCCCTAAATAGGGATGAAGCTGATGCATGCACAAATCTTGGTCATGAAGACGTCCATGCAAGTGGACTCATGAACATGCAATCTAAACAG GATCTTCTCACCCCTAAAGGCGAAAACGGAGTACAAACACCTGTCGATCGAGACATTGCTTTGCACAGTGACAGAAAGGATCTTGATCTCCTTCATGATCAATTCAAAGTACAAGTTTTGAAGTCAAGCATGGACAATTTAAGCAAAGAG ttggaaaagatgaaaaatgagaacTGGCTTCTTTCTCAAGATGATCATGTTGCAGATCCAAAGTTTCCAGAATTGCAAAGGGAATTAATGCGATTAGATAAG GCAAATGAGGAACTGAGCAGCAAATTTCCTTTGTTCAATGAGATGTCAGGCGGCGGCAACGCTTTAGAAAGAGTACTCGCTTTAGAAATTGAACTAGCTGAAGCATTGCAGGCAAAGAAAAAATCGACGATCCAATTTCAAAG CTCTTTCTTAAGACAACACGGTGATGAGGAAGCAATATTGAAGAGCTTTAGAGACATCAATGAGCTGATCAAAGACATGCTGGAGCTAAAGGGAAAGTACGCATCTGTAGAAGGCGAGCTAAAAGAAATGCATGACCGCTACTCTCAGTTAAGCCTTCAATTTGCTGAGGTTGAAGGAGAAAGACAGAAACTTATGATGACTCTGAAGTGCGTCCGGTCGTCTAGAAAGGCAGCTAATTTGAATCGCTCATCGTCAGCATCCATAGGGGATCATTCCTCATAG